TGCTCCACGTACTCCATCTCATGTGGGCTGGAAATGCTAGCAAGGTCAGAACCAAATTCCGCGCATCTAGAAGAACAAATATATCTCTTGAATTACAGGGCGGCGCCTAAAGTATTCCTCGCGTAAGTGTGCCTGGCAGTGTGCGTACTTTTGGGATTGAAATTACAGACAAATTGACAGCtcagaaaacaatacaaaggCATCAAAGTCCGCAAACGATCTCGGTAGCGAACAGCATTATAGTCTTAGAGACCACGGGATGAAAAATACCTCTGTTGAGCAGTTTCCCAGGACAGCGTCTCGTTGCCCGTTATCACGCGGAAGCAGTTACTCCTGTAGTATTTGAAGTCTTCCTCACACAGCTCCTCTAGGTTAAAGTAAAGTCATAAAACTGTCATTGGCAGCATGTCAAGAAGTATGAAGCTTATCGGATGTAGCTCGGTAGAATGTGTACGTGACAGGTGTAACATAGGAAGCGCCGTTAGCCATCTTTATGGATTTGTTCTTGCCCGTTTGATGGAATATGAATTTATGATGTAATGTATTAGCTAGTGTTAGTTGCATGGTTACAAGGGCTATAAATTTGTGGTATGAATAATGTAATCGATGCTTGCAACAAATAGACATTGTGAACATATACATGCCAAATATAACGTCGGTGAAGATTAAAACAGGAATAGAGAGGAAATAAACCGACCAGATTCGGAGGATCTGTGTTCTTGAGGAAGACTTTCCCTCATAGAATAGAACGCAGTAAATGATGCCACATCGTCTCTGTTATCACCGTAGTTTACAAACTTCACCAATACTTTGGAGCTTGTTGATCTTACAGAATACAAAGAATAGCGACCTGGTAATTCACAAACTGTTGGGAAAGACCCGTCGACTTGAAGTTCCTTTATAAAAACCCTTCCCTCTCTTTTCTTATTTGTTTTCAGGTTTCGGAAAGATAAGACGATTTCCTTTCCTGGCAGCAATGGTATCTGCCATTCGCACGCCAGTTTCTGCCCTTGTGAAGGTGGGAAAAATGAGCCACAAGGTGCGGGGAGATCGATCTGTTTCTCACAGCTTTCAGCTTTCATCCTTGGGCATTCTGAAAGAACAGTAGAGAAATACTGTGTCTTATTCGCTATTGCCTCTCGACGTGACACAATGTTAGTGACGTATACGTATTGCCAGTCGATGCTCTTACTGAAACAGGATGGAAATAGATAAAGCTATTTCGTCATTCGGTTAAGAATCAGCATcgttgttttgaattttgtcgtCAGTGCGATTAACAATATGCGCATTCTCATTACCTGATGTTTCAAAGAAAAGGATAAATCCACTCCTGGACCATGCGCAGAAGGTGCTGTAAACGATTTCCACTGTACTGCTGGACGACCAAACCGTTCTCCACGCATTATTGTATTGGTGACAGAGGGAGAATATCAACACAGGAGAGTTCCCATGAAGATCATAGACCTAGTGTGAAATCAGACATTTACAAGTGCATCCCATCTTTGTGAAATGAACAAATTGACTTTTTAAAGTTTCCAACACAAGAGGGCTCAATATCAAAATGAACGTAATTATTTGCGAAAGTTTTGCTAAACAAAAGGCTATGATTTACAAGCTCTGACACCTTGTACATGGTGTTACCATTTCTTCCAAAATGGATTCTTACCTTTAAGTCTTCCTCACAAGCATATTTCATTTGCTTGCACATGAATCTAATATCTTCATATCTTGAGAGCGGCGGCAACACAACCTTTATGTACGTTCCTTCCTTGACGTTGATCCGTATCCGATATTCGAAGTTTGTAGAACCACGGACGGAGTGATGACTAATGATGCCACATGTGTCTTCTATGACTGTGGTTCCATTCTTCATCAACTCATTTGAGTAATCTTGGCATCCTAAGGTGTTGAAAATGCAGCATTAATCgaaaaatgtacaatttcaCGTAACACATCTCAGTACAAAGATGATCGGATGTATGTGACATACCGTTGATCATTTGATGAGATAAATAGAAATAGCAGCGTTCCGAAATCATTTGTATTCATAACAGTAATAAAACATCACGAGCAgaagtccactgtgttctgctactgcagtggtctggacaccctgcagcCGCAGTCAGTCTTCAATTTtctccactttgtccggttACGAGCAGTAGTTTTAGTAGAATTCTGATATGGTTGTAAACTACACACGTAGAGGAATTCTAACTGTAATTCCCGTGGTATGATTCTTCTTCATTCATCAAGCGGGTAGTACTTGCGGGTCACTGTGTCATGCCTGTTTGCGAAAGACATTCTCCAACGTGGTCAATGGGCTCACATTTCTCGcttgaaataaacaaactaaAAAACATTGCAATTGGTAACATGGCGCGATCACTGCAAATTTatcaacactgcgatttccaagaAAGTTATCTGGTATCTAATTTGGGTCTACTGAGGATATGACATTCTCTAGCTCGGCCagtttgtttgtagaggtcccGTATTCAACCCAGtgtcgcacgtcagtgtgatTGCAGGGCAAAATTGGCGAAAAGCTCACCAAGTTGCCGGGATAATTTGTCTCAAACAAACGCAGTCCATTGAGATGCCCGCTAAATTGTCTGCCAGGTCTTACCTGTAGGACTGTACTGGACTTCTGGTATCCACTGACTGTTCACAACATTCGACCAAAACACGATCAACAGGTCTTCTTGCGAAGTGACTGTTGGGAGCGGAAGTGGCGTCTGTGAGCTCAAAGACAGCAGTCTTTTTCTTTCCGGGTTGTAGAGGGCTGCTCGGGTGCGGCTGCCGTGCGGCTCCCTTTGGGCTGAGGCAACCGGATTGCTGACGAGGTTTAAACTGGTCAGAAGTCTCCGGCTGGTCGAGGTTTTCACAGCAACTTTGCAATGCAGTTCCATGTCCGTGGGAATGTTGGGTGCTATTATGGCACAAAATGTGATCATTGTTCAGAAATGAGCGACAGTTAACATAACATCACCGCACAAAATAGCACAGAGATTCAATCGGTATTAAGCATATTGATGCTCCCAAATATAAGCAaactcactcattcacacactAATGCCCAACATAATAAGTTTCTTagtgtaaataaataaaagtataGAATCAAACTGACTTCATGTCAACATACCTGATATTTGATTGTTCATCGCTATTGTGTCGATGTCAGGGTTTTTCCTTACCGCTGGTAAACAAGGGGGAATTTTGTCTGCAATGTCTGGAAGCAAAATTAGAATAGATATGTTTGATGGCCATTATTCCATTAAAAAGTTATGAATTATTTCATGGAAATTTTCTTGAGACAATGTTATAATGTCAAAAAGATTACTTTGATACCGATTTATTATTGGCTAAAGCTTACAAGGATCTCAATTTAAATATTTTCATACCTTCTTTATGGCACTGGATAAACAAACCAGCATCTCTCTGTCTTAGACGAAATGACAGCTGTAGTCGATGGCCTTTGGAAACTAGCCTGCGGTTGATGTCCTGGCTAAAGTCGTCAATCACAACTGGATTTGAGCTGTCGAAGTCACTTTCGTATATCTGAAAATCAAACACACGTAGACAAGCAACAGCAGGGCGATTCTATATGGCTACTGTGTGTGATATCATTGTTAGGGTTGTTTGAAGACAATGGCTGGCATACCCCACTAGCACATTGTTAATCCCCAACACCCTCATGCCACTTGAAGCTGCGATTGCTTAGCAACCGCTGAGAAACCGCTGAGAAACCAAAAATtagctcaacgaatttcatggataaaGAAAAATTTCGAAACATGTTTTGTCTTTTAGATAATGCTCTTACatcttgtatcatatttcaAGTATTAAATTAAGGGTCAAACATATCCAATATTAATTCTAGGAGTTGTACTTGTAGGGCCTGTCGGCCATCGCCGATTAGCGAAGAGAGGGCCTTATGAAAACTAAATGCTGCCTCTACACTACAAGTTGAGGAAAAGCTAACCCCCACCTGCCTCATTTGTGGGATGAAAAATCGGCCGGGGCCTAACTGTACAACCAAGACGTACGTGAACATCATGAGTTACATATGCCGACACAGCGATGGTAAAACATCGGTTTACCTGCATCAGGCTCTGACTGATGTTACCCCAGGGCTCCCACGTCAGCGCAATCTGCTCCCGCAGTTCACATTCAGCAGAGTACGCGGCAGCTGCCAGACCCCCCGCGGTGATGTTAGCGGCTCCCGGGCACGGCAATGTCTCCGGACCAAGGTCAACTATGGCTCGTAGCGTCTTCTGGTCGACATCTCTCATCACTAAGTACATTTGTCAGTAGAAGCttgtaagtttaaaaaaaggaaaggttTGGAAAGGGCAAATTTAGGGAAACAACGTAAGTTTTGAAAGACCAAAGCAATTTCTGTATTAAAGCGCAAATGGTTTATAAATGGTTCATAACCACAATGAAGGAACCGAGTTTCTAAAGATGAACAGAAAGCCACTTTTCTATTACAATCACAGAGCCGACAAATCATAGAAAAGTCGGGGCTTTTCGTCTTCACCAAAATAAGGCGAAGCCAAGTTGTTTAGATAAAGGCAACTCTAGTATTTGTTCAGTCTTTTGTGACGATAATGTAAATCAACTGcccattgttacatgtacatatgtctcTTATGTTTCTACCATGAACTTGTAATTaaccttcgggcatgaactttcAAACCGTTAGTGCTGTCTTAATCTTGATCTTGTAGGGCCTTGCTGTGTTTGCCATATCAGCCTTGTACTTGCCTTCGTCTTTTAAATCATCATCAAAAGCATCATGTGCACATACCTTCTGAAGTATATGACGCGTGAAATCCTGTCATTGTTATAGATGTATCCGATGTGAACCTCATGAATAGATGGTTGCGGCTGGAAACGATCCTCAAGAAATCTTGTGTTCCACAGAATGTTCCAAGTAGTTCGGCCTTCTCATTCACGCCATCGAAGACGGTGAGCTTGTCATACTCACAGCTTCTTCCTGTTGAGGAAGAAGAGACGTACTTAATATAACAGTTTGCCATGTCAGGTTTCCATGGCAAACTTGTTTTACAATGCAAGGAATCCTTACCAACCTCGAGGAGGCACAAAGATAAACGTGGGCAGACACAAAATCGGGTTTGGCGGGAACACAACCATTTATTCcttaaggtggggtacaggcatgcggcagcacttctggggtgtcttgaaaatactatatagtgttacttgtggctcttgattttttttctccaagtacctctgtgcaatacaatttatgcaaatttttatgacgtcatgatgacgtcatcaacaattacagggccacgcccctttttacaaaagtgggttttcctcgctaacgatccaatgtacaaagctaatattttagggacagatgcataataTTGCCATTGGTCAGTACACGggctccttttttgatatctttctaaattaatttttggtgaattttgttCAATAATTTTatgagaacctccttctgtgggccctcacacattatcaaagtatcaaaatgcttatgccacccgtgagaggcaagatcaggtggtaaacctcagaacagcatttctttttctgccctatcatatacagttttgtcaaacttttgcttctaaaatcatgctgtagagGTAGTATTAATAAAATTGGCATTTATcaatcgtaaaatgaccccaaatcgcCATTATTTGCCTTTTTCCCAATCATGCAAGCACTAACAGTGACATAcgggtcaataacctctgcaaacacactatctgacagtcagagcagtgttcacagccaggccagagaatccagctttccagagggagggagggaatagccaaaatggagGCCCCTGACTGGTCAGGCACCCAGCcaggacgttggaaactgcaactttgcccttgaagtttgcggtaaactgataacctatgtaggaaaatgatgccagataatgaaaatagacctatacatctaacaaatcagatggttattttgtctaaatatttttgttgaaaatgtgctgccgcatgcctgtactCCACCTTAAACGGAATCGtaaacaaatatataaacagATGAGTATAAAGGAAGTGATATAaaacaaggtacaaaatgtatacaataataTCGTCTAAATATCAAACGTTctttttagttcatttccgtggGATTAACGCAAGACATTAATCATTTACTAGTCAAACTCCATTCAAAGCTTACGACATAGGCAAAATATAAGAAATCATAAACCAAGTTGCGTTCACGGTAACGATTAGGCATCAAATCACtgtttactcaagcaactggatagacttTGGAAACAATCAAACGTTTCAGGTAGGGTCAAATgtagaataaaaaaatcagtgactggcgaaaggtagtggatgtcactgacgaaaagtagtggatctGATGCCAACTGAAATGTCTGAcggttttcaaaatctatccagttgcttgagaaactgttaccttgtgtacttcagtatctggatgtctaaccttcgtcgaTTTAAGAAGAGTTATATATTTACTACAAACTTCTCTAGAAGTCATCTGCATCTTGCGAAGATATTGAATTGCCAAGAATCATGCAATGATAGTAAAATGATGTAAATAAATAGAAGTAAGTCATTGTAACTCCAATCACGTAACTGTGAAGTTACTAGTCCCACGCGAAGATATATAACCGCAGGTACGCCATGATGTCCAATTACTACTAATGGCAATATCATGTGGTAATTATAGACATGGGTGAGTCACAGATGAGTACATGCAGATGATTTATTCATCCTTGTGGGATATATATCCTTTTCATTACGTAACGCAGAAATTGGCTTCCTCCCTTCAAGCGCATCCAGACGTAATCCCAGGTACAATAAAGAAGAAAATAGCTTTGCTCCAGTGAGTTATACACGTGCGTGCTGTGTGCTTCCACCACAGGGTTATGATTGGTGGACTTACAAAACTCAATTTCCCTCGCTACATTTGGACGACTACAAAGTGATTTTCAATACTCCGCGAGGATTTGCGGGGGACGATGCGGAGAAGAAAACTTCGGCTTATTACCCAGCTTTGGGAACAGGCCAAGATCCAGGTATGTCCATCTTGTCATGGGCCAACTCCACCGAGCACTGCTAAAACTACAGGCCAAGATCCAGGTATGTCCATCTTGTCATGGGCCAACTCCACCGAGCACTGCTAAAACTACAGGCCAAGATTCAGGTATGTCCATCTTGTCATGGGCCAACTCCACCGAGCACTGGTAAAACTACTCTCAAGTGATGGTTTGAACAATGCTTATAAAACAACTCAATTCTAGTAAGAGCCCGGTCACATATCGTaaggtcgtcgtacgatcgcaaactgaatGCATTCTTGGGAGAGCTATGCATGTGTACTGtcaaattcagctgtcttgttccAGGAAAGGCTTTCTAAGTTGCCTGTCGGTGGATGGTTCTGGCAAGGTTTGCATGAAAGACTACAGCATCAAACCTGtgcgacgacctacgacgagtGTGAACGTGGTGTATCTAACTAGCTAGCGATTCTAGCAACCTGTCATAACTTCTAAACGTGTTAGGAGATTTATGGCAATGCATCAGTAGAAGTTGGAAATAAAACGTTTTGTGTTTGAAGGAGTAGAATATTGACACATGTACCAGATTCCTCCAGCTCGAAGTGTTCGAACATCATGACGATGCGGTGCCTGGGCTGGACATGTAAATGCCACTCACACACGATGTCATTCCTGTAGGGCGTATGGGGAAACCCTGCTGTTTGGACGTGGCCACAGTTGGACAGTAAGTTCCGAAAACTGTTGCAACCAGAGTCACCAAAACCCTCCTCAGTACACGAGCCTGAAACattcacaaagaaacaaaacattaatcATTCAAACTCCACAAACATTCGTGTCAAATTGCTTTGTTGCTTTTAATTGCTTCTTAATTGCATCAGTCTGCAATCAACGTTGCTCTTAATCGCTTATGCTGCAGGGATTTTGTAATATTGAGGGTATGGATGTTTCAACGAGCTCTACAGGGTCCACACGATGATGAGTACCACCTATAGCGTCTCGTCGCGTTGATGCTGTTTTGCATATTAAATCTTCAATTTGTAGCCATCAAGTTGGCATTTTTGTTCGTCTAATCTATGGTGTGCAGAGTCATTtcttacattgaaaaataacgGTACTTGTACTATATATGACATCGCCTGCAGCAACAGCTGCTCTCTTTTATATGATTAGTTCCCGCCAACATCTCGTGTAATATGTGAAGTGACAAGGTTGAGAAGGAAATTGGTCCCAACAGAATTGTGGTTGCTCTTTCTGCTGAGTCTGTGATGATGAGAGGTGCGCTTTGGGAACAATTATAGAACCACGCTGGAGTGAACCGTGAACCTTCTTTGCTTTTAAATTAAGTACAAGATGAAAAGCAGTTCAAAGTATCAAAAGGCGACCACTTATACTCAACAGGGACATTTGTTTGAACGACGATGATCTTCCTTTGGGGGGTTTACAAGTGCCGAGGTTCAGTTACGTGAACATCAAATTAATTGCAAAGGACCAACTAACGTGTATTCTGACGACAGGCATTTGGTATGACCTTCGGTTAATCGAAAATTCACCGTGATTAACACAATTGACAAAGATGGGAAAGTCTACAATTTGGGGATGTCCAACTTTCTATTGAAAATTACAGATCAACTTTgctgattatatatatatttcatgtttttactttatttcaatCAATCACAATACaagagaagggggggggggggaacagtGTATAAACACCTCTATAAGATGCCCCCTCGCACCATACACACTTAAGAAAATGTTACAGGTAGTAATCCACAAGCACTTCGCACAAGTAAACCACGCTTCCGTGATTTTAAAGGGGGATCTCCTCGTCGATAAGCAGTGAAATAGAAGGAGGTAGAGCTTAACTCTCAAAATGTCACAAACGTAAAGCATCTAGCAAACGTAATCCTGGAATGCATAAATAGAATGTAAAAAGTACAGAATAAAACGAACAGAACAAATTTATAGTATTTGTCTGATACAAGATTCTACCTTATTAAGGAGGAAACGTTCGTGTTCAATTTACTAAATAGAGGAGACAACGTTTTTATCTATATGCGAGGACACGAATGTGCGCAGTCAGCAGGAAAATGTATAATGTAGTATAGTAAATCATATCCACCGAAACAATACAATATCTATGACATTTCATAACCTTCGTATGCCGATGCAAAGAGGAGCTATCTTGGTGTGACATTCATATTCGTGTTGCGGCTAAGGCAAACAATCTTATCAGCTTCTGTGCAGGCTATTTTCTCGCTGTGAAGAGAAAGGGACATTATTCACCACTGTTGTTCATCCGGACATGTAACATGCTGCGCACCATTGGGCTGAAATGAAATAAGCACATTTGAAAAGAGCCGTAGTTTCTGGTGATATACAGCACACCTATATGTGCCCGTCCGTATTAAGTATCATTacctcatgaaaaatggaggtatagtttttggcgttgtcggcataacttaagaacttctggatggattgtgatgatattttagATGTGCGTAGGTGTTGGCAAGACGTTGGTCGAGATTGATTTGGGGCCCCTTGGTgtatgaccttggcactgcagcagaacatctgttttttgtatcatttgtcatGGACGTGTTATGGTTTTTTGGTGGCTGATAGCTTTTGGTGTtagtttgagccccctagcaggttgctctggaactgcaggggcatttctGATGAAATATTTCTTAGACAGTGACTACACTTGTATGACCGGTGCTGGAGAAAATCTTTTTATACCACTTGTTGAGTAGGATGAGATTTACAGGCAACATttcatatacaatatacaaaatgtaacgaCTGATGatgttgtatattttctttAGCAATTATATTTCTTTGCTGTCAATAGTTTAGGTTAGTGGAAAATAATcagacagaaaacacattttctttagCAATTATATTTCTTTGCTGTCAATAGTTTAGGTTAGTGGAAAATAATCAGACAGAAAACACGCAGACTATTAAAGTCAATTTAAAGTCCTCCAGCACCAatggtgcatagggtggcgcccatctccgtttcggcagcccttggaccacacaactttgtacagTCACTACAGCACGGGGCGTGCCCACTGGTAgtagtgtgtgtttaactaccatactctttcccaaatgctgagtgctaagcaaagaaagcagtatgtaccatttttaaagtctttggtatgactcggccggggttccaactcacgacctaccgtatgtaAGGctaacactctacccactaggccattgcaccggtatgcGCAGACTATATGCTGTCATATTTCAGGCTTGGTGCTTGCACTCTCATGTCTTTGAGTTATTGGTGTTCTTTAATGGAAAGGCCATGCACTGCAGCTTTACAGAGTACTTCCCCACATAGAAGAAGTTCCATCCACACGGCTTGCGTTGGAGTATCGTGGTTTAGGATTGAAAAGTCATATTATATATGATGATATCGTGTACGTTTCTGCCTGACACaataataatacatgtaactgccaTTCGATATTATGTTATCAAGAAGAAAAGGTACTAAAAGACATTTGCAGAGTCgattctttttgttttcagtaaGACCTAAACATGACAAGGAGAAatggctgcacccgtctttcggaagggacgtaaaatggaggtcccgtgtttcaGGATGTGCCTCAAGTGCGTTTAAAGAAAAGAGCTACCAATACGTGGCTGTAAgaatatatcctgctactgaaacagcaaccaatcttgctgccctatgtgccactgggTACTACAAGGCCAAACATCTAATCGAACGAACGAAATGAATTGCAGATATCATATTCCACGTCTCTTACAATGCAAAGTAGCGTAGTGTTCGTagctcactgactcactgactcactgactcactgactcactgactcactgactcactgactcactcactcactcactcactcactcactcactcactcactcactcactcactcactcactcactcactcactcactcactcatgatcaTTCACTCTCTACCTGGAGAATTGAGACTTATGCGTTCTTCTGCCAGCCAAGTTCGTATCTACCCATCACATATACCTGCAAGCGGTTGAGCATACCTCAACATGATAAAAAAACTCGCTTTACCTAATCCTAATGTAGCACTTCTCACGAAGTACAAATACACCACGCTTCCGTAATTCCAATAGGGGATCTCCTCGTCGATAAGCAATGAACTAGAAGGAGATCGTCAGATAATTACGTGCGTCTCAGATataaaacatgtagaaattgtAATCCTTAAAACCGTGCCTAAAGAAAACGGAAATAGAAGGCATTGaatgtacaaatacatgtaccgaTATTGTATAGAGATGTATGAGAAAAGTTCTGCTATGTTGTCACAAGTGAACCAATCATATTGACGTCGACTCCCAACCGAATAACGCAGGAAGAATATGAGCGGCAAGACTGGCCTTCCCTTACGTTCCAGTCCATTAAATCCATTGGACGTGCACAGTCCAGGGTGACCCCATGGCTTTCGGGTAACGTGAGATGAATCAACGAATGCCATTGTCCATGGTCACAACTTGGAGCCGAGTATTGACGCGTCAGTTTGGACACATTCTAAAGACCAATCTTCTTTTGCATGTGAAATTCTTTACCCAGATTGTATCGACTTGATTTCATACTGCAGCGGAGCTGCACTATCGATTGAGACGGACGGATGCAGATATTTCCAGAGTGAAGCGCAGTTAATGACCAGATCTTTCACCATTTGGCAACACTTAGGAACATAACCTCGGAATTGATTTCGTAACTTGATGGGGAAACACGTTTATAGGGGAGACAGTGACGTCAGATGCCTATCATCTCACGTATCAGAATGGAAGGGAAAATGGGCACAGCTTTACAAGCGCCTGAGAGAAGGATCTTGTTGCGATTCACACTACTAGTATCTCGTATGTCGATGGTACGATAGCCCATACGTTACGTCGCCCTAGGGAGATTTGTGGGAAATAGGAGACGTAGGGCctaagaaaaatgttgtgtttccggttactgaCCGATCCCAGCAAAAaactgccgaccctagcctttttttgtcgGCCGCTGGCAAAAGTTtcaatctgagtgatgaaattcacaTCATACTTCCTGTATTTTACATAAGGTTAACAGATGAGGGTTTTGAAAAGTTAGTGTAATAATGTGTAGCAAATATTGTACTTCCctgttcagtttatcaatatattTGTGCTTGTATAATGCATATCTGTCGtaattacaatatgatgttgaataCACCAGTGTTCTGATGCATTAATGCTTTACAttgctaaaatgtatttttgttcggccggaatctaaaaaaaagaaagcaaaaaaagagaatccctacctacagACCCTATTTCTTTCAGGgccgtaactggaaacacaataTATTTTTGCCATGCCTGGACAATCCATCAACGTTTGCTTCAACATAACGGCCTGTAGAATGGGTGATCTTCACGCTCACATAGCAGCCTGATTTAGTTTTATAACATACAGGTAAGACAAGCCATATATTGTGAAatcaatctaaaaaaaatcGTTACTGTCGAAATTTTTCACCAGATGTGTTAGTTTAAAAGTTGGATAATAGCCACAATTCTAAACAACATTCAGTATACAATCTTCTCAATAAACTGCTAATGGCCGGTCATTATGTTAGATACTGTAATTGATCGGAAGTCGTCCAACTGTAAAGTGGTAAATCATGATGATAACAGAGCTATAAATCCTTGTAGCTCGGTTAACTCGACGTGAACATCGTGAAATGTTTATAAACCTACCTGGAGAATCGAGACTTATGCGTCTACTTGGGAAAGCTCTTCCCATTAAAGCGCTAAGTTAATTCTAGCCGTAAGTAAAGCACACGTGTGTATTGCGATCGATAGAATTTTATTCCCTTAACTCGTTTGGAGCGATTTTGAATTTGTAAAGTACAGTAATGTTGACAGGCGAGGAAAAAAACTTGACCTGTGCTTCTCTATGGGGTTCGGGAACTCAATAATGCAAAATCACAACCATTATCGATTTGAAGTATCAAGAGCTTTGTTATCGGCGTTCATGCGAACGTCTTGCGTCGGTTGATTTATCTAAACCTGACTTCACTAAACGGATTGATACTCGTTGCCTGTATCTTTACCGTTCATTATCTAACCTACTATTCATGATTTTGTGTGTATCACCGTATCGAAGAAGGAGTG
The nucleotide sequence above comes from Branchiostoma lanceolatum isolate klBraLanc5 chromosome 14, klBraLanc5.hap2, whole genome shotgun sequence. Encoded proteins:
- the LOC136448673 gene encoding cubilin-like, translated to MVAVEHFKMFPSSETIFHALLLIAIISADAQDPGSCTEEGFGDSGCNSFRNLLSNCGHVQTAGFPHTPYRNDIVCEWHLHVQPRHRIVMMFEHFELEESGRSCEYDKLTVFDGVNEKAELLGTFCGTQDFLRIVSSRNHLFMRFTSDTSITMTGFHASYTSEVMRDVDQKTLRAIVDLGPETLPCPGAANITAGGLAAAAYSAECELREQIALTWEPWGNISQSLMQIYESDFDSSNPVVIDDFSQDINRRLVSKGHRLQLSFRLRQRDAGLFIQCHKEDIADKIPPCLPAVRKNPDIDTIAMNNQISAPNIPTDMELHCKVAVKTSTSRRLLTSLNLVSNPVASAQREPHGSRTRAALYNPERKRLLSLSSQTPLPLPTVTSQEDLLIVFWSNVVNSQWIPEVQYSPTGCQDYSNELMKNGTTVIEDTCGIISHHSVRGSTNFEYRIRINVKEGTYIKVVLPPLSRYEDIRFMCKQMKYACEEDLKVYDLHGNSPVLIFSLCHQYNNAWRTVWSSSSTVEIVYSTFCAWSRSGFILFFETSECPRMKAESCEKQIDLPAPCGSFFPPSQGQKLACEWQIPLLPGKEIVLSFRNLKTNKKREGRVFIKELQVDGSFPTVCELPGRYSLYSVRSTSSKVLVKFVNYGDNRDDVASFTAFYSMRESLPQEHRSSESEELCEEDFKYYRSNCFRVITGNETLSWETAQQRYFSSRGL